The following are from one region of the Melospiza melodia melodia isolate bMelMel2 chromosome 16, bMelMel2.pri, whole genome shotgun sequence genome:
- the NXT2 gene encoding NTF2-related export protein 2 isoform X1 encodes MAASVDFKTYVDQACRAADEFVNIYYETMDKRRRALTRLYLDKATLVWNGNAVSGQEELNKFFEMLPSSEFQVNVLDCQPVHEQATQGQTTVLVVTSGTVKFDGDKQRYFNQNFLLTAQATPTNTVWKIAGDCFRFQDWAS; translated from the exons ATGGCCGCGTCCGTG GATTTCAAAACCTATGTGGATCAAGCTTGTAGAGCTGCAGATGAGTTTGTCAATATTTACTACGAGACAATGGACAAGAGGAGAAGG GCTTTAACCAGACTGTATTTGGACAAAGCAACATTAGTTTGGAATGGAAATGCAGTGTCTGGGCAAGAAGAACTAAATAAGTTTTTTGAAATGTTGCCATCAAGTGAATTCCAGGTTAATGTGTTGGACTGCCAGCCTGTTCACG AGCAAGCTACTCAAGGCCAGACAACAGTCCTCGTGGTGACAAGTGGGACTGTCAAATTTGATGGGGATAAGCAGCGCTACTTCAATCAGAACTTCCTGCTGACAGCACAGGCCACCCCCACCAACACCGTGTGGAAGATCGCCGGGGACTGCTTCCGCTTCCAGGACTGGGCCAGTTAG
- the NXT2 gene encoding NTF2-related export protein 2 isoform X2, which yields MDKRRRALTRLYLDKATLVWNGNAVSGQEELNKFFEMLPSSEFQVNVLDCQPVHEQATQGQTTVLVVTSGTVKFDGDKQRYFNQNFLLTAQATPTNTVWKIAGDCFRFQDWAS from the exons ATGGACAAGAGGAGAAGG GCTTTAACCAGACTGTATTTGGACAAAGCAACATTAGTTTGGAATGGAAATGCAGTGTCTGGGCAAGAAGAACTAAATAAGTTTTTTGAAATGTTGCCATCAAGTGAATTCCAGGTTAATGTGTTGGACTGCCAGCCTGTTCACG AGCAAGCTACTCAAGGCCAGACAACAGTCCTCGTGGTGACAAGTGGGACTGTCAAATTTGATGGGGATAAGCAGCGCTACTTCAATCAGAACTTCCTGCTGACAGCACAGGCCACCCCCACCAACACCGTGTGGAAGATCGCCGGGGACTGCTTCCGCTTCCAGGACTGGGCCAGTTAG